The Oscillatoria salina IIICB1 nucleotide sequence TCATCCTCCCGAAGTATTCTTGGCTCCGCTTTATCAAATCTTCATTTTAATTACCTCAATTATCGCTGACCAGCGATCGGGAACCAGTTATCAGTTTATTCGACCATTCTCCGCGATCGCCAGTCCCCAGTCCCCAGTCCCTAATCCCCAACTAACCTCTACCGGGAATCAAACTACTTTTCAAGCGTTGCATCGCCATGTCAGTGATATCAGCGTAACGCAACTCACCACAAAGAATTCTACTCATCATTTTGCCAGCATAGGGGCGTTTAACTCCCACCCGATAAGCAATTCCGGGAAACTGGAAGAATAATCCCGACAGACGTTGTGCCAGTACCAAATCCGAACCGATTTCTGAGTTAATCGTATCGGTGTATCCAGCTAAAGCATTTCGATCTCCGGCTAAGGCTTTGACAATTGCTTCTGCGGCTTTGACTCCACTCAAAATTGCGGGACGAATGCCTTCAGCAATTAAGGGATCGGCAATACCTGCGGTTTCTCCCACTAAAAGCGCATTATTTTGATGTAACTGGCGCTCTGATGACCACAAGTTCATCGGATAATTATAAAATTGGCTTTGGCTGAGATTAATTCCTAATTCAGAAGCATAGTTAGTAAGCTGTTTTTCTAAGTCTTTGACTTTCCCTTTACCACCGCGAATAATTCCCGCACTGAGCGAGTAACCATTCGACTTCGGAAAACACCATAACAAGCCATTTTTCAGGGAACCAAACTCAAACTTAGCCGTATTTCGCTCGGCTGGAGCGACTGCTGTTTCTACTTCTAAAACTGCACCTAAAAACTGTTTGGCTTCCTTGAAACCAAGCCAGTTTGCCATTGCTCCACTAGCTCCATCAGCAGCAATTAAATAGCGAGCGTCAAACTTTCCTTTGCTAGTGGTTACTGAAGCGATATCGTTGCTAATTTGCACTGCTGTAACTTCTGAGTTATCCTGTAGCTCAGATCCGGCTTCCACTGCTTTTTCCACCAGAAAATTATCAAAAACATCTCGCTGTACCATCCAAAAAGGCTCGGTAGTATCCAATTCTGTTTCTACCGGATCTCCCTTTTTCCAAGTAAAGCGAACTCTGTTGACTTTGTTATCTACTACTGGCGTCAGATCAAAGTCAAACCATTGCTGTATTGCGGGAGATACGCCACCACCACAGGGTTTGTAGCGAGGAAAAGATTTTTTTTCCAAAAGCAAAACCGAGCGTCCTTGGTTGCTCAGATGATAAGCTGCCGTTGAACCTGCCGGACCAGCACCGACAATAATGCAGTCAAACATTATTACTCCTCTATTTTTGACAATTTTGACAAAATGGCAGTGTTAATGGCTTAAGCCAGAGTGTCGGTTACTAAGTTTTTCGCTGAATCACTAAGTAACTGACTTAATATAGCTACAAAACTATCAATAAAACCGTAAAATTACGGATTTATTTTCTTTGCACAGTGATTATTCGGGATCGAGTATTATTTTTTTGACGAGGACAAAATTCATCATTTTTACTGAGTTTAA carries:
- a CDS encoding geranylgeranyl reductase family protein, with the translated sequence MFDCIIVGAGPAGSTAAYHLSNQGRSVLLLEKKSFPRYKPCGGGVSPAIQQWFDFDLTPVVDNKVNRVRFTWKKGDPVETELDTTEPFWMVQRDVFDNFLVEKAVEAGSELQDNSEVTAVQISNDIASVTTSKGKFDARYLIAADGASGAMANWLGFKEAKQFLGAVLEVETAVAPAERNTAKFEFGSLKNGLLWCFPKSNGYSLSAGIIRGGKGKVKDLEKQLTNYASELGINLSQSQFYNYPMNLWSSERQLHQNNALLVGETAGIADPLIAEGIRPAILSGVKAAEAIVKALAGDRNALAGYTDTINSEIGSDLVLAQRLSGLFFQFPGIAYRVGVKRPYAGKMMSRILCGELRYADITDMAMQRLKSSLIPGRG